The following proteins are encoded in a genomic region of Flammeovirga pectinis:
- a CDS encoding two-component regulator propeller domain-containing protein — translation MIKQLTILLTLLLMSIGTYGQKKEMQFQHLREEDGLSHATVTSILEDNMGFMWFGTFKGLNRYDGYEMKTYAYSRGKNTGLNDDMISSLIQDHNGFIWIGYLNNGLSIFDPKTETFQHFKGGDENELMVPSESVNKIYEDSDNNVWVVTSNGISVISPNRKRREKYYYSTTGFSQINGESIYDVIEDKWNRIWLATDNRKLCVYDKNTKKFSEVEYTNRPLISRDDNDKKNLEIYNDTLLYISSNNGGLAEYNLLTGDYNTYLHGEKGKGPSSNNIKALKQVDNELWIATDGAGLDIFNVKTKTFENYTNTRLDPTSLSSGVVWSLYQDRQDNVWFGIYLEGVDKYDPRKNFFRDITNSPCNEQTLPNKPVLALYNDSKNRTWVGTDWGGLQLQEKDETLFKHFSIEGDEVKEPGAYVVKSIAEDRFGNLLIGTYSEGLQVYDVKTRKRTEIKRGVKATDLPSNHVWAIFTDSEGITWIGTLGGGIAKYDPVTKSIKKLKIGYNIGSQEHIYHIFEDAQNNLWFSTDGGIMIYNRRTDSWSPNLLNDLIEKDHNFNYVKGVYQDNLRHIWIATAAGLIKYLPERNEFKIYNQSDGIPELPLQAITADNYGNLLVISKKYVSQFSLATEKVVSFYVPNNSFNYNALVKKDNGEIIVGGTDGITVFNPQKLKENYTQPPVYITDFEIFNKQQTPSDSSSVIKESISTVREINLDYDQSVINFKYCAINFTETERNKYAYKLEGFDEQWNFVGDRRIATYTNLDPGRYTFKVKASNNHGVWNNEGATVTLFIDAPYWQTTWFRALLIALLLIVFYFAQKVRMQNVKRKYALNSIQAEREKVEIQNQNLEKELDTTKSELANITISHLHKNQSLQQIKQKLEEASVGLANNDKRKIKRIVKDINKESEDHDYWDKFEHQFNKSHDNFLDRFKIEYPDLSKRELRICAYLRMDLDNQEIATLMNVSVRTLETSRYRIRKKIGLENRKSLTKMITRF, via the coding sequence ATGATTAAGCAACTTACAATATTACTAACACTCCTATTAATGTCTATTGGAACATATGGACAGAAAAAGGAAATGCAATTCCAACATTTAAGAGAAGAGGATGGATTATCTCATGCTACGGTAACCTCTATTTTAGAAGATAATATGGGATTTATGTGGTTTGGTACCTTTAAAGGACTAAACAGATATGATGGTTATGAAATGAAAACTTACGCCTACAGTAGAGGTAAAAATACAGGCTTGAATGATGATATGATTTCATCATTAATTCAAGATCATAATGGTTTTATTTGGATTGGATATTTGAATAATGGGCTAAGTATTTTTGATCCTAAGACTGAAACTTTTCAACATTTTAAAGGTGGTGACGAGAACGAATTAATGGTACCGAGTGAGTCGGTAAATAAAATTTATGAAGACTCTGATAATAATGTTTGGGTTGTAACTAGTAACGGTATTTCTGTTATTTCCCCAAACCGTAAAAGAAGAGAGAAATACTATTATTCTACAACAGGTTTTTCTCAAATTAATGGCGAATCTATTTATGATGTAATAGAAGATAAATGGAACCGTATATGGTTAGCAACAGACAATAGGAAATTATGCGTTTATGATAAAAATACTAAGAAATTTTCTGAAGTAGAATATACAAACCGTCCTTTAATAAGTAGGGATGACAATGATAAGAAAAACCTTGAAATTTATAATGATACGCTTTTATATATAAGTAGTAATAATGGTGGTTTAGCAGAATATAATTTACTAACAGGTGACTATAATACGTATTTACATGGTGAAAAAGGAAAAGGCCCTTCTAGTAATAATATAAAAGCGTTAAAACAAGTAGACAATGAACTTTGGATTGCTACTGATGGAGCAGGTTTAGATATATTTAATGTAAAAACAAAAACATTCGAAAATTATACAAATACTCGTTTAGATCCAACATCCCTGTCTTCGGGAGTGGTTTGGTCATTATATCAAGATAGGCAAGACAATGTTTGGTTTGGTATTTATTTAGAAGGAGTTGATAAATACGATCCACGGAAAAACTTTTTTAGAGATATTACGAACTCTCCTTGTAATGAACAAACGCTACCAAATAAACCAGTTTTAGCATTGTATAATGATTCAAAAAATCGAACATGGGTAGGTACAGATTGGGGGGGACTGCAATTACAAGAAAAAGATGAAACACTTTTTAAACATTTTTCTATAGAGGGAGATGAGGTAAAAGAACCTGGTGCTTATGTAGTAAAAAGTATAGCAGAAGATCGTTTTGGTAACCTTTTGATTGGTACTTATAGTGAAGGTTTACAAGTTTATGATGTAAAGACTAGAAAAAGAACAGAAATAAAAAGAGGTGTTAAAGCTACAGACTTGCCAAGTAACCATGTTTGGGCAATTTTTACAGATTCAGAAGGTATTACATGGATTGGTACATTAGGTGGCGGAATTGCAAAATATGACCCCGTCACTAAATCAATAAAGAAATTAAAAATTGGGTACAATATAGGAAGCCAAGAACACATATATCATATTTTTGAAGATGCTCAAAATAATCTTTGGTTTAGTACTGATGGTGGCATAATGATCTATAATAGAAGGACTGATTCTTGGTCACCTAATCTATTAAATGATTTAATTGAGAAAGATCACAATTTTAACTATGTAAAAGGGGTCTATCAAGATAACCTTAGGCATATTTGGATAGCAACGGCAGCAGGCTTAATTAAATATTTACCTGAACGGAACGAATTTAAGATTTATAATCAGTCGGACGGAATTCCAGAATTACCACTACAAGCAATAACTGCAGATAATTATGGTAACCTGTTAGTAATATCTAAAAAATATGTTTCTCAATTTTCTTTAGCTACAGAAAAGGTCGTAAGCTTTTATGTTCCTAATAATTCATTTAACTATAATGCTTTAGTTAAGAAAGATAATGGAGAAATAATAGTGGGAGGCACTGATGGTATAACCGTTTTTAACCCTCAAAAGTTAAAAGAAAATTATACACAACCTCCTGTATATATCACTGATTTTGAAATTTTTAATAAGCAACAAACACCCTCAGATTCAAGTTCAGTAATAAAAGAATCAATTTCTACAGTACGCGAGATTAATTTAGATTACGATCAGTCTGTCATCAATTTTAAATATTGTGCAATAAATTTTACAGAAACTGAACGTAATAAGTATGCTTATAAATTAGAAGGATTTGATGAACAATGGAATTTTGTAGGTGACCGTAGAATTGCAACATATACTAACTTAGATCCAGGAAGGTATACTTTTAAAGTAAAAGCCTCTAATAATCATGGTGTTTGGAACAATGAAGGAGCAACAGTTACATTATTTATTGACGCTCCTTATTGGCAAACCACATGGTTTAGAGCATTACTGATTGCATTACTTTTAATAGTATTCTATTTTGCTCAGAAAGTGAGAATGCAAAATGTAAAAAGAAAATATGCTTTAAATAGTATTCAGGCTGAAAGAGAGAAGGTAGAAATTCAAAATCAAAATCTTGAAAAAGAATTAGATACAACAAAAAGTGAATTGGCAAATATTACAATTAGTCATTTACATAAAAACCAGAGTTTACAACAAATAAAACAAAAGCTTGAAGAAGCATCAGTTGGTTTAGCAAATAATGATAAGCGTAAAATAAAAAGGATTGTAAAAGATATAAATAAGGAAAGTGAAGATCATGATTACTGGGATAAATTTGAACATCAGTTTAATAAATCACATGATAACTTTCTTGATAGGTTTAAAATTGAGTATCCAGACTTAAGTAAAAGGGAATTAAGGATATGTGCCTACTTAAGAATGGATTTGGACAATCAAGAGATTGCAACATTAATGAATGTTAGTGTTAGAACCTTAGAAACATCAAGGTATAGAATAAGAAAAAAGATTGGTTTAGAAAACCGAAAGTCTTTAACTAAAATGATTACAAGGTTTTAA
- a CDS encoding glycoside hydrolase family 3 C-terminal domain-containing protein, producing MMMKKRTFKATIFSMLLMFGYLSPSIAQTTKTEQKIDEIIAQLTLEEKVAMCHAQSKFTSAGVPRLGIPEIWMSDGPHGVRAEINWDNWGYAGWTNDSITAFPALTCLAATFNEDLSKEYGVAVGEEARYRKKDILLGPGVNIYRTPLNGRNFEYMGEDPYLASQMVVPYIHGVQSNGVAACVKHFVANNQEKWRGHINVELSDRALHEIYLPAFKSAVDGGVWSMMSAYNQIRGQYCSHNEYLVNDILKGDWGFDGVYLTDWGAAHNTKQSALYGLDIEMGTGTNGLTYSEKNHYENYYLAGPFKEILNSGEVSEDVVNDKVRRILRLMYRTSLAENKPLGSINTEDHHDVARRVAQEGIVLLQNEGNFFPISDKKMKIAVIGENATRMMTIGGGSSELKVEYEISPLQGIQERFKNAEVVYTMGYASGPSQYGQVIPSTLDADSLKNEALKAVKGADVVLFFGGLNKSHHQDCEDGDRLTYDLPFGQPELIETLAATNSNIGVVLISGNAVATPWSDKVKTVMQGWYLGTETGHAVADIISGDVTPSGKLPFTFPKKLEDNAAHHYGEMSYPGDNVNEEYKEGILVGYRWHDTKKITPAFAFGHGLSYTEFKLENIASDKKSYDVNDTIEVTCSLNNIGDVDGAEVVQVYVGKHKSIVERATKELKAYQKVSLKKLSSEKLNLSIPISSLRYYNENKSDWELEEGEYYIYVGNASDNISKKIKVSITSKVN from the coding sequence ATGATGATGAAGAAAAGAACGTTTAAAGCAACTATTTTTAGTATGCTACTTATGTTTGGTTACTTGTCACCGAGTATAGCTCAGACAACTAAGACCGAACAAAAAATTGATGAGATAATTGCCCAACTTACATTAGAAGAAAAAGTAGCAATGTGCCATGCTCAATCTAAATTTACATCTGCCGGTGTTCCTAGATTAGGTATTCCAGAAATTTGGATGTCTGATGGACCTCACGGAGTAAGAGCAGAAATAAATTGGGACAATTGGGGGTATGCAGGTTGGACTAACGACTCTATTACTGCATTTCCAGCATTAACTTGTTTAGCAGCAACTTTTAACGAAGACTTATCTAAAGAGTATGGCGTTGCAGTTGGTGAAGAAGCAAGATACCGTAAAAAAGATATATTATTAGGGCCTGGTGTTAACATCTATAGAACACCTTTAAATGGTCGTAATTTTGAGTACATGGGAGAAGATCCTTATTTGGCTTCTCAAATGGTTGTACCTTATATTCATGGGGTTCAATCTAATGGTGTTGCAGCTTGTGTAAAACACTTTGTAGCCAATAACCAAGAGAAATGGAGAGGTCATATAAATGTAGAATTAAGTGATAGAGCTTTGCATGAAATTTATTTACCAGCATTTAAGTCTGCAGTAGATGGTGGTGTTTGGTCTATGATGTCGGCTTACAATCAAATAAGAGGACAATATTGTTCTCATAATGAATATTTAGTAAATGATATTCTAAAAGGAGATTGGGGTTTTGACGGTGTATACTTAACAGACTGGGGTGCAGCACACAATACTAAACAATCTGCATTGTATGGTTTAGATATTGAAATGGGTACTGGTACAAATGGACTTACTTACTCAGAGAAAAATCACTACGAAAACTATTATTTAGCAGGACCTTTTAAAGAAATATTAAATTCTGGAGAAGTATCTGAAGATGTAGTTAATGATAAAGTACGTCGTATTTTAAGATTAATGTATAGAACAAGCTTAGCTGAAAATAAACCACTAGGAAGTATCAATACAGAAGATCATCATGATGTGGCAAGAAGAGTAGCCCAAGAAGGAATCGTACTTCTTCAAAATGAAGGTAATTTCTTCCCTATCAGTGATAAGAAAATGAAGATTGCCGTAATAGGAGAAAATGCGACAAGAATGATGACAATTGGTGGTGGATCTTCAGAACTGAAAGTTGAATATGAAATATCTCCGTTACAAGGAATACAAGAGCGTTTTAAAAATGCAGAAGTTGTATATACTATGGGTTATGCTTCAGGTCCTTCTCAATATGGTCAAGTTATTCCATCAACTTTAGATGCTGATTCACTAAAAAATGAAGCATTAAAAGCAGTTAAAGGAGCAGATGTTGTATTATTTTTTGGAGGGTTAAATAAAAGTCATCACCAAGATTGTGAAGATGGAGATAGATTAACGTATGATCTTCCTTTTGGTCAGCCAGAATTAATTGAAACTTTAGCAGCTACAAATTCAAATATTGGCGTAGTACTAATTAGTGGAAATGCAGTGGCTACACCTTGGTCTGATAAAGTAAAAACGGTGATGCAAGGGTGGTATTTAGGAACAGAAACAGGACACGCAGTAGCAGATATTATTTCTGGAGATGTAACACCTTCTGGTAAATTACCTTTTACTTTCCCTAAAAAATTAGAGGATAACGCTGCTCATCATTACGGTGAAATGTCTTACCCAGGTGATAATGTAAACGAAGAATACAAAGAAGGAATTTTAGTTGGATACCGTTGGCATGATACTAAAAAAATTACTCCTGCCTTTGCATTTGGTCATGGGTTAAGTTACACTGAATTTAAACTAGAAAACATTGCATCAGATAAAAAATCGTATGATGTAAACGATACTATTGAAGTTACTTGTAGCTTAAATAATATTGGTGATGTTGATGGAGCAGAGGTTGTACAAGTTTACGTTGGCAAGCATAAATCTATTGTAGAAAGAGCAACTAAAGAGTTAAAGGCATATCAGAAAGTATCTTTAAAGAAACTAAGCTCAGAAAAGTTAAATTTATCTATTCCTATTAGTTCTCTGAGATATTATAATGAAAATAAATCAGATTGGGAATTAGAAGAAGGAGAGTACTATATTTATGTAGGTAATGCTTCAGATAATATTTCTAAGAAAATAAAAGTATCTATTACTTCAAAAGTGAATTAA
- a CDS encoding cellulase family glycosylhydrolase, which yields MYKSITILFLSILLSHGVMAQLTPYEAVEAIGRGINLGNTLDAPKAEGDWAPKAEEYYFDAYKEAGFQSVRIPITWDNRVSKTAPYDVDADFMNRVEEVVDWGLERNLVIIINVHHDDWLKNDYSDDNIARFEAIWTQISDRFHTKSDSLLFEPLNEPHGMTIAEAADANKRALAIIREKNPTRNVIISGNGWSAIQDLLTMPVPSGDSHLIGYFHTYDPWDFSSAEKSRTWGTKSDKDFISNEFKKAKDWSTQNRIPVIISEFGAVHSTDFNSRMRHYAHFVEESLSRGISFMAWDDGGWYEIYQRKAKKWHETKDILIHNTTETATNLELSIQNDSTVLVEWENRNDATSMLKIERKVEEEFVVIDSVVSTVTSYLDISTTQGNKYQYRISQIVDEQLIISYPQKINVLNTERGFYGGVLIAVPGTLEAENYDIGGEGFTFSDTEELNQGGAYRTDGVDIEEITGGYQVGYVEKGEWLEYSVDVKETATYKITAFIAAMEAGGEMTIKSSLNSREEAEFSIPSTKSWTEQTSVESNLKLEAGEQILRLTINSQPAFNIDKLKLEVTTDVDVPPLALEDEISNLIVYPNPSTGKFNITKGIKMNPTFDIQVLNAIGNNIATFSLDVNQKSIDISKYPKGIYFLKYFDNQEVFYKKIIKE from the coding sequence ATGTACAAATCTATTACTATTTTATTTTTAAGTATCCTTTTGAGCCATGGAGTAATGGCTCAATTAACTCCCTACGAAGCTGTAGAAGCTATTGGTAGAGGGATTAATTTAGGAAACACTTTAGATGCTCCTAAAGCAGAGGGTGATTGGGCTCCTAAAGCAGAAGAATATTATTTTGATGCTTACAAGGAGGCAGGTTTTCAATCTGTAAGAATTCCAATTACTTGGGATAACCGAGTGTCAAAAACAGCCCCTTATGATGTGGATGCCGATTTTATGAATCGTGTGGAAGAAGTTGTAGACTGGGGTTTAGAGAGAAATCTTGTAATTATTATTAATGTTCATCATGATGATTGGTTAAAAAATGATTACAGTGATGATAATATTGCTCGATTTGAAGCAATATGGACACAAATATCAGATCGTTTTCATACAAAATCAGATAGTTTATTATTTGAGCCATTAAATGAACCTCATGGTATGACAATAGCAGAAGCTGCAGATGCAAACAAAAGAGCTTTAGCTATCATACGTGAAAAAAACCCTACAAGAAATGTCATAATTTCGGGTAATGGATGGTCTGCTATTCAGGATTTACTAACTATGCCAGTTCCATCTGGTGATAGTCATCTTATTGGATACTTTCATACTTACGATCCATGGGATTTTTCATCAGCAGAGAAATCAAGAACTTGGGGTACAAAAAGTGATAAAGATTTCATTTCGAATGAATTTAAAAAGGCAAAAGATTGGAGTACACAAAATAGAATACCTGTTATCATAAGTGAATTTGGAGCTGTGCATAGTACAGATTTTAATTCAAGAATGAGACATTACGCTCACTTTGTAGAAGAATCTTTATCTAGAGGTATCTCATTCATGGCTTGGGATGATGGTGGATGGTATGAAATATATCAACGAAAAGCAAAAAAATGGCACGAAACAAAAGATATCTTAATCCATAATACCACTGAGACTGCTACTAATCTAGAATTGAGCATACAGAATGACTCTACAGTTTTAGTGGAATGGGAAAATAGAAATGATGCAACTTCAATGTTAAAGATTGAAAGAAAAGTAGAGGAGGAATTTGTAGTAATCGATTCTGTTGTTTCTACTGTTACATCATATTTAGATATCTCTACTACTCAAGGAAATAAATATCAATATAGAATCTCTCAAATTGTAGATGAGCAACTAATAATTTCTTATCCACAGAAAATAAATGTTTTAAATACTGAAAGAGGTTTTTATGGAGGAGTATTAATTGCTGTACCTGGAACTTTGGAAGCAGAAAACTATGATATTGGTGGAGAAGGATTTACTTTTTCTGATACAGAAGAACTAAATCAAGGAGGTGCTTACAGAACTGATGGTGTAGATATCGAAGAAATTACTGGTGGATATCAAGTCGGTTATGTAGAAAAAGGAGAGTGGTTAGAATATTCAGTTGATGTAAAAGAAACAGCTACTTATAAAATAACTGCCTTTATTGCAGCAATGGAAGCTGGTGGAGAAATGACTATCAAAAGTAGTTTAAATAGTAGAGAAGAAGCTGAATTCTCAATTCCATCAACAAAAAGTTGGACTGAACAAACGTCTGTAGAATCTAATTTGAAGTTAGAAGCTGGAGAACAAATACTTCGTCTTACTATTAATTCTCAACCAGCTTTTAATATTGACAAATTAAAGTTAGAAGTAACTACTGATGTTGACGTTCCACCATTAGCTTTAGAAGATGAGATATCTAATTTAATAGTGTATCCAAACCCATCAACGGGGAAATTTAATATAACAAAAGGTATTAAAATGAATCCAACTTTTGATATACAAGTATTAAATGCAATTGGTAATAATATAGCAACTTTTAGCTTAGATGTAAATCAAAAATCAATTGATATATCTAAATATCCAAAAGGAATTTATTTCTTAAAGTACTTCGATAATCAAGAAGTATTCTACAAGAAAATAATTAAAGAATAA